From one Nycticebus coucang isolate mNycCou1 chromosome 14, mNycCou1.pri, whole genome shotgun sequence genomic stretch:
- the LOC128564292 gene encoding olfactory receptor 1440-like has translation MTGGSSNATITKFILLGFSEFPKLTIVLFSIFLGIYFMTVTWNVSLIVLIRMDSHLHTPMYFFLSNLSFLDICYVSTITPKMLSDVFQKAKSISFLGCTMQYFFFSSLGLTECCLLAAMAYDRYAAICNPLLYTAIMSPTLCVHLVAGSCITGFLGSLIQLCALLQLHFCGPNVINHFFCDLPQLLILSCSDTFFFKVLISVLTVIFGLTSVLVIMISYGYIVATILKITSAEGRSKAFNTCASHLTAVTLFFGSGIFVYMYPNSDDSLSQNKLASVLYTVVIPMLNPLIYSLRNKEIKDALNRWRKRIFFWCY, from the coding sequence ATGACTGGGGGAAGCAGCAATGCAACAATTACAAAGTTCATCCTCTTGGGATTCTCTGAATTTCCAAAACTCACCATTGTCCTCTTTTCAATATTCCTAGGGATCTACTTCATGACAGTGACCTGGAATGTGAGTCTCATTGTCCTCATCAGGATGGACTCACATCTACATACACCCATGTACTTTTTCCTCAGTAACCTGTCCTTTCTGGACATCTGCTACGTTTCCACTATAACCCCCAAGATGCTCTCAGACGTCTTCCAGAAGGCTAAGTCCATCTCCTTTCTGGGGTGCACCATGCAGTACTTCTTCTTCTCCAGCCTGGGTCTGACGGAGTGCTGTCTTCTGGCAGCCATGGCTTACGATCGATACGCTGCCATTTGTAACCCTCTGCTCTACACGGCCATCATGTCCCCCACCCTCTGTGTGCACCTGGTGGCAGGATCTTGTATCACTGGATTCCTTGGCTCACTTATTCAACTGTGTGCCTTGCTTCAGCTCCATTTCTGTGGGCCGAATGTCATCAACCATTTCTTCTGTGACCTGCCCCAGCTGCTGATCCTATCCTGCTCTGACACCTTTTTCTTTAAAGTCTTGATCTCTGTGCTCACAGTGATCTTCGGACTCACGTCTGTTCTGGTTATCATGATATCCTATGGTTACATCGTTGCCACCATCTTGAAGATCACATCAGCTGAAGGCAGGTCCAAAGCTTTCAATACCTGTGCTTCTCACCTGACAGCAGTGACCCTTTTTTTTGGCTCAGGAATCTTTGTTTATATGTATCCTAACTCTGATGATTCCCTGAGCCAAAACAAGTTGGCCTCAGTCTTATACACAGTTGTAATCCCCATGCTGAATCCTCTGATCTACAGCCTGAGGAACAAGGAAATCAAAGATGCTCTAAACAGATG